A genomic window from endosymbiont of Galathealinum brachiosum includes:
- a CDS encoding chromosome partitioning protein: MITVIANLKGGSGKSTVLFNLALWLKEQGESVITFDLDPQGTLSDVADVRKDEELEVLDVLTDINEIANHLDKNVLIDVGASNMNDMKAAIKAADRVLIPVSPSQPDLWATQRFLKIVKESVNEDKSLELLAFVNRADTHRMVRESDETEEALNSIKSIEVIPHRLCQRTMFRRTLSEGMSINEIAPNSKSAKEFNTLATALYADKT; the protein is encoded by the coding sequence TTGATTACAGTTATTGCAAATCTAAAGGGTGGTTCTGGTAAAAGTACAGTTTTATTTAATCTGGCATTATGGCTAAAAGAGCAGGGCGAGTCAGTGATTACTTTTGATCTTGACCCGCAGGGAACATTATCTGATGTTGCTGATGTGAGAAAAGATGAAGAGTTAGAAGTGCTTGACGTTTTGACCGATATCAATGAAATTGCTAATCATCTAGATAAGAATGTACTTATAGATGTTGGTGCCTCAAATATGAATGATATGAAAGCGGCAATAAAAGCTGCTGATCGTGTCCTTATACCTGTTTCACCAAGTCAGCCCGATTTATGGGCAACACAAAGGTTTTTGAAAATTGTAAAGGAAAGTGTTAACGAAGATAAGTCATTAGAATTACTGGCTTTTGTTAATCGAGCAGATACACACAGAATGGTGCGCGAATCAGATGAAACTGAGGAGGCACTTAATAGTATTAAAAGTATTGAAGTTATACCTCATCGGCTTTGTCAGCGCACTATGTTTAGACGTACTTTAAGTGAAGGTATGTCTATAAATGAAATAGCACCAAATAGTAAAAGTGCTAAAGAATTTAATACACTAGCAACAGCATTGTATGCTGATAAGACTTAA
- a CDS encoding DNA repair protein RecN gives MLNHIRIRNFAIIDHLDLDFKDRLTTLTGETGAGKSILLGALGLLLGDRADSDSVRAGSSKAEISAEFDITQLPDVDTWLTNKELDADGDCLLRRRLSSDGRSRAFINGTPVPLQDMRQLGEMLVDIHGQHEHQSLMKPNMQRQLLDDYAQHAKLLNDIRKVFNEWNTKKDKLIELQEACKDKNDRVDLLRYQVSELVDLSLNKGETEALQSEHQTLANADKLNDNTSTALENLYDSEDSSIYLQLSKQANLIESMLSTDDSLSPAFEMLSEAMVQIEETASLLRDYKDNLNSDPQYFSEIETRLGIIHDLSRKHHIEPDQLIELSDSLTKELNELENADENLSQLESDVIKLDKKYKNLAIKLTNSRTKTAKTLNKQISESMQTLGMSGGKFKIQLSETNNASINGSDQIEYMVSTNAGQPFKALAKTASGGELARISLAIQMITAQQGRIPTLIFDEVDSGVGGGIAEIVGKHLRMLGESRQVFCITHLPQVASQAHHHMQVYKHSDGKETRTEIIPLEMEQRIDEISRMLGGIEITKQTIDHAKDMLDRSQLDS, from the coding sequence ATGCTTAATCATATCCGTATTCGTAACTTTGCAATTATTGATCATCTCGATCTGGATTTTAAAGACAGGCTTACTACACTTACCGGTGAGACAGGTGCTGGAAAATCAATTTTACTAGGCGCACTCGGACTACTACTGGGTGACCGCGCAGATTCTGACAGTGTTAGAGCCGGTTCAAGTAAAGCAGAAATCAGTGCCGAGTTTGATATTACACAACTACCTGATGTAGATACCTGGTTAACGAATAAAGAACTAGATGCAGATGGTGATTGCTTATTACGACGTAGATTAAGCTCTGATGGACGATCGAGAGCATTCATTAATGGAACACCGGTACCTTTACAGGATATGCGTCAACTAGGTGAAATGTTAGTTGATATACATGGCCAGCACGAACACCAGTCATTAATGAAACCCAACATGCAACGACAGTTATTAGACGATTATGCTCAGCATGCTAAATTACTTAATGATATTAGAAAAGTATTTAATGAGTGGAACACTAAAAAAGATAAACTAATTGAGTTACAGGAAGCCTGTAAAGATAAAAATGACCGCGTTGATTTATTACGTTACCAGGTTTCTGAACTTGTAGATTTATCTTTAAACAAAGGAGAAACAGAAGCACTGCAAAGCGAACATCAAACCTTAGCTAATGCCGATAAGTTAAACGATAACACCTCTACCGCACTAGAAAATTTATATGATTCAGAGGATTCCAGTATTTATCTACAGCTTTCAAAACAGGCGAACTTAATTGAATCCATGTTATCAACAGACGACAGCCTCTCACCTGCTTTTGAAATGTTATCTGAAGCAATGGTACAAATAGAAGAAACAGCCAGCTTACTAAGGGATTACAAAGATAATCTAAACAGCGACCCTCAATATTTTTCAGAGATTGAAACACGCTTAGGAATTATTCATGACCTTTCTCGAAAACACCATATTGAACCTGATCAGTTAATTGAGTTATCCGATTCATTAACCAAAGAACTCAACGAACTGGAGAATGCTGATGAAAATCTTAGCCAACTTGAAAGTGACGTTATTAAACTTGATAAGAAGTATAAAAATCTGGCAATTAAATTAACTAATTCAAGAACAAAAACTGCCAAAACACTTAACAAACAGATAAGTGAATCAATGCAGACTCTGGGTATGTCAGGTGGTAAATTTAAAATTCAGTTATCAGAAACCAATAATGCATCTATAAACGGATCAGATCAAATTGAATACATGGTAAGCACTAATGCTGGCCAGCCTTTTAAAGCACTTGCAAAAACAGCATCAGGCGGTGAACTCGCTAGAATTAGTTTAGCTATTCAAATGATCACTGCTCAACAGGGTCGCATTCCTACATTAATCTTCGATGAGGTTGATAGCGGTGTTGGTGGTGGTATCGCTGAAATTGTTGGTAAACATTTACGTATGTTGGGAGAAAGCCGACAGGTATTTTGCATTACACATCTACCTCAGGTCGCATCTCAGGCTCACCATCATATGCAGGTATATAAACATAGCGATGGCAAAGAAACTCGAACCGAAATTATTCCTCTGGAGATGGAACAACGTATTGATGAAATTTCAAGAATGCTTGGTGGTATAGAAATCACGAAACAAACGATTGATCATGCTAAAGATATGTTAGATCGATCTCAACTGGATTCCTGA
- a CDS encoding NAD(+) kinase — MTIKIKTIGIIAKDKSEAVIDTVKRLVDFISQKGCKIVFDKSTEGIINDADYVDRANLAGQSDLAIVVGGDGTFLSAVRSLADHNIPILGINLGRLGFLVDISPDDMLQHLDQILQGQYVNECRFLLEAQVERDGTIISQADAFNDVVVHIRDVARMIEFETYVNDQFVNYQRSDGLVISTPTGSTAYALSSGGPLLHATLDAMVIVPICPHTLTNRPLVINSNSKVEVVIGESKQSTAQVTFDGQTAFDVKPGDKIIVKKKKENIHLIHPASYDYYEILRAKLHWSEQL; from the coding sequence ATGACTATAAAAATAAAAACAATCGGCATTATTGCTAAAGACAAAAGCGAAGCTGTCATCGACACAGTTAAGAGACTCGTTGATTTTATTAGCCAGAAAGGATGCAAAATTGTTTTTGACAAAAGCACAGAAGGTATAATCAATGATGCTGATTATGTAGATCGGGCTAATCTTGCAGGACAGTCTGACCTTGCCATTGTCGTAGGTGGAGATGGAACCTTTTTAAGCGCGGTAAGATCTCTAGCTGATCATAACATACCTATACTGGGCATTAATCTGGGGCGACTCGGTTTTCTGGTAGACATTTCACCAGATGACATGTTGCAACACCTTGATCAAATATTGCAGGGGCAATATGTAAATGAATGTCGATTTCTGCTAGAAGCACAGGTAGAACGTGATGGTACAATAATTTCTCAAGCTGATGCATTTAACGATGTGGTTGTACACATTCGTGATGTAGCACGAATGATAGAGTTTGAAACCTATGTAAATGATCAGTTTGTAAACTATCAACGTTCAGATGGCCTTGTTATTTCTACTCCAACTGGTTCTACTGCATACGCATTATCAAGCGGTGGACCATTATTGCATGCAACTCTTGATGCTATGGTTATCGTGCCTATTTGCCCTCACACATTAACTAATCGCCCACTTGTTATAAATTCTAATAGCAAAGTAGAAGTTGTTATCGGTGAAAGCAAGCAGTCGACAGCACAAGTAACGTTTGATGGACAAACCGCTTTTGATGTTAAACCTGGTGACAAAATCATTGTGAAGAAAAAGAAAGAGAACATTCACTTAATCCATCCTGCAAGTTATGACTATTACGAAATTTTACGTGCAAAACTACACTGGAGCGAGCAACTATAA
- the mutS gene encoding DNA mismatch repair protein MutS: MQQFLRIKADHPDILLFYRMGDFYEMFFDDARKASQLLDITLTARGKAQGEPIPMCGIPFHAADNYLARLIKAGESVALCEQTGDPATTKGPVERQVVRIITPGTVTDENLLEERRDNFLMSIASFKEVIGISVLDVGSGRFFVQELGSHEQLLTELERIKPSEILISEDDTLYTELATVKGLRRQPPWYFEVDTCTRLLTEQFGTKDLSGFGCEEMTQAVLAAGCLMQYVKDTQRTTLPHIQGLRVERSEDSVLLDAASRRNLELEINLSGGHENTLASVIDKTSTAMGSRCLRRWINRPLRDQSQLKSRLDAVAALLDNREYSEIQNQLKHIGDIERIISRVAIKSARPRDLFTLGNSLVQIPFIQQQLTILSSSRLSELSSLISEHPDTVTLLQSAIKENPPVVLRDGGVIAEGYDTELDELRNLSKNADQFLIDLEIREKERTGINTLKVRYNRVHGFYIEISRAQSDNVPDDYIRRQTLKSAERFITPELKSFEDKVLSAKERALSREKSLYDELLDKLLLSLNPLQLCAEGLSELDTLSCFAERADILNYCQPEFQTHPAINITAGRHPVVEMVTENSFIPNNSKLNDQQRMLIITGPNMGGKSTYMRQTALIVLMAHIGCYVPAEKAIIGSIDRIFTRIGATDDLASGRSTFMVEMTEAANILNNATEKSLVLMDEIGRGTSTFDGLSLAWACAESLALETRPFTLFATHYFELTSMVDEIKSVKNVHLDAIEHGENIVFMHSVKNGPANKSYGLQVAKLAGVPATVIKNAKMKLRTLERQSASTHEVFVEQSTGQLELFNNNPHPIVEQLQEIQVDDLNPRQALELLYELAEKSHKH, translated from the coding sequence ATGCAGCAGTTTTTGCGAATAAAGGCTGATCACCCTGATATTCTACTGTTTTATCGAATGGGTGACTTTTACGAGATGTTTTTCGACGATGCACGTAAGGCGTCTCAGCTGCTTGATATCACCCTGACAGCCCGAGGCAAAGCACAGGGGGAACCAATTCCTATGTGTGGAATTCCCTTCCATGCTGCAGACAACTACCTTGCACGTCTTATAAAAGCAGGTGAATCAGTTGCACTATGTGAACAAACTGGAGACCCTGCAACAACAAAAGGCCCAGTAGAACGTCAGGTTGTACGAATTATCACTCCTGGCACAGTAACTGATGAAAACCTTCTGGAAGAGCGCCGTGACAACTTTCTAATGTCAATTGCTTCCTTCAAAGAAGTCATCGGAATTTCTGTCTTAGATGTAGGGTCTGGTCGTTTTTTTGTTCAGGAACTTGGCAGCCATGAACAGTTGCTCACTGAACTTGAACGCATCAAACCCTCTGAAATTCTTATTTCAGAGGACGATACTTTATATACAGAACTTGCCACAGTTAAAGGTTTACGTCGACAACCTCCCTGGTATTTCGAGGTTGATACCTGCACACGATTATTAACTGAACAGTTCGGCACTAAAGATTTAAGCGGATTTGGATGTGAAGAAATGACGCAGGCTGTATTAGCTGCCGGCTGTTTAATGCAATATGTTAAAGACACACAAAGAACAACGCTTCCTCACATCCAGGGTTTACGTGTTGAACGCAGTGAAGACTCCGTTTTGCTCGATGCTGCTAGCCGACGAAACCTTGAACTCGAAATAAACTTAAGCGGTGGTCACGAGAATACATTAGCCTCAGTAATTGATAAAACCAGCACCGCTATGGGTAGTCGCTGTTTACGCCGATGGATTAATCGCCCTTTACGAGACCAGTCACAATTAAAATCACGTCTCGATGCAGTTGCTGCACTTTTAGATAATCGAGAATACTCAGAAATACAGAACCAGCTGAAACACATTGGTGATATAGAAAGAATTATTAGTCGTGTTGCAATAAAATCAGCGCGCCCTAGAGATTTATTCACACTGGGTAATTCACTCGTACAAATACCTTTTATTCAGCAACAGTTAACTATTTTAAGCTCTAGTCGATTATCAGAACTATCCAGTTTAATCAGTGAACATCCGGATACCGTAACATTATTACAGTCAGCTATAAAAGAAAATCCACCTGTTGTACTTAGAGATGGCGGTGTTATTGCAGAAGGTTATGATACTGAATTAGATGAACTACGAAACCTCAGTAAAAATGCAGACCAGTTTTTAATTGATCTTGAAATTCGTGAGAAAGAACGTACCGGAATCAACACGTTAAAAGTACGATACAACCGGGTACATGGTTTTTATATAGAAATATCACGTGCACAGTCTGATAATGTCCCCGATGATTATATTCGCCGTCAAACATTAAAATCAGCTGAACGTTTTATCACACCTGAACTTAAATCATTTGAAGATAAAGTGCTTAGCGCAAAAGAACGTGCATTGAGTCGTGAAAAATCACTTTACGATGAACTTCTTGATAAATTATTATTAAGTTTAAATCCATTACAGCTTTGTGCTGAAGGTCTTTCTGAACTGGATACACTTAGCTGTTTTGCGGAGCGTGCTGATATTTTGAATTACTGTCAGCCGGAATTTCAAACTCACCCTGCTATAAATATTACAGCTGGACGACACCCCGTAGTTGAAATGGTGACGGAAAATAGCTTCATACCAAATAACAGCAAGTTAAATGATCAGCAACGCATGCTTATTATTACCGGCCCTAATATGGGCGGTAAATCGACATACATGCGTCAAACAGCCTTAATTGTATTAATGGCACACATTGGCTGTTATGTACCAGCTGAAAAAGCCATTATTGGATCAATTGACCGTATATTTACAAGAATTGGAGCTACAGATGACCTGGCTTCTGGTCGTTCAACATTTATGGTTGAGATGACTGAAGCTGCAAATATATTAAATAACGCAACAGAAAAAAGTCTGGTATTAATGGATGAAATAGGTAGAGGAACCAGCACCTTTGACGGATTATCACTGGCCTGGGCCTGCGCAGAAAGTCTGGCTTTAGAAACCAGACCATTTACTTTATTCGCAACTCACTATTTTGAACTAACTTCAATGGTTGATGAAATTAAAAGCGTTAAAAATGTTCATCTTGATGCTATAGAGCACGGTGAAAATATTGTATTTATGCATTCAGTTAAAAATGGTCCGGCAAATAAAAGTTATGGTTTACAGGTAGCAAAACTTGCTGGCGTACCTGCAACAGTTATAAAAAATGCTAAAATGAAATTGCGGACATTAGAAAGGCAGTCTGCCAGTACCCATGAAGTTTTTGTTGAGCAGTCAACCGGGCAACTTGAATTATTTAATAACAATCCACACCCGATTGTTGAACAACTGCAGGAAATCCAGGTAGATGATTTAAACCCAAGACAGGCTTTAGAACTTTTATATGAGTTAGCTGAAAAATCTCATAAACATTGA
- a CDS encoding damage-inducible protein CinA → MTENEITELIVQLIPDLIGNKRMIATAESCTGGWIAKSITDFDGSSQWFDASIVTYSNKAKVELLGVKQNTLDTYGAVSQAVVKEMVLGLLDRTNANIGISISGIAGPGGGSDGKPVGTVWIAWATPGVLIESVRFQFSGDRNQVRMLAVLEAFKGIQRLLRSDN, encoded by the coding sequence ATGACTGAAAATGAAATAACAGAACTTATTGTTCAGCTTATACCCGATCTGATTGGTAATAAGAGGATGATAGCAACAGCGGAGTCCTGTACAGGTGGCTGGATTGCTAAATCTATAACTGATTTTGATGGTAGCTCTCAGTGGTTTGATGCTTCTATAGTTACTTATAGTAATAAAGCGAAAGTAGAATTACTCGGAGTAAAACAGAATACGCTAGATACATATGGAGCTGTTAGTCAGGCGGTCGTAAAAGAGATGGTGCTTGGTCTGCTTGATCGAACTAATGCAAATATTGGTATTTCAATAAGCGGTATAGCAGGGCCGGGAGGTGGTAGTGATGGTAAGCCCGTTGGTACGGTCTGGATTGCCTGGGCAACACCGGGGGTCTTAATTGAGTCAGTTCGATTTCAATTTTCAGGAGATCGTAATCAGGTCAGGATGCTTGCTGTATTAGAGGCGTTTAAAGGTATTCAACGACTTTTGAGGTCTGATAATTAA
- the thpR gene encoding RNA 2',3'-cyclic phosphodiesterase yields the protein MIINVPNYKQKRLFFALWPDDQVRSEISQVYSASSYAQAEGRSVVPQNLHLTLHFLGNVSLETCECVSNMASKIQLETFNLKLDNFGVFKKPKVFWMGVTDIPQPLMRLYIDLGEQLKDCDYRMEKRVFTPHVSLKRKINNFELKENPCSIVNWRVNRFALVESRSTENGVNYRPIEYYKI from the coding sequence CTGATAATTAACGTTCCAAATTATAAACAAAAACGCCTGTTTTTCGCTTTATGGCCTGATGATCAAGTTAGAAGTGAAATATCTCAGGTATATTCAGCGTCGTCCTATGCTCAGGCTGAAGGGCGTTCAGTTGTTCCTCAAAACTTGCATCTAACATTACATTTTTTAGGTAATGTGTCTTTAGAAACCTGTGAGTGTGTTTCTAATATGGCTTCAAAAATTCAGCTAGAAACGTTTAATTTAAAGTTAGATAATTTCGGTGTTTTTAAAAAACCTAAAGTTTTCTGGATGGGGGTTACTGATATCCCGCAACCTTTAATGCGGTTATATATCGACCTTGGTGAGCAATTAAAGGACTGTGATTATCGGATGGAAAAGCGTGTTTTTACTCCACATGTAAGTTTGAAAAGAAAAATTAACAACTTTGAGCTTAAAGAAAACCCTTGTTCTATTGTTAACTGGCGAGTAAATCGCTTTGCACTGGTAGAGTCAAGGTCTACAGAAAATGGAGTTAATTACCGACCGATAGAGTACTATAAAATTTAA
- a CDS encoding WYL domain-containing protein, translating to MLHEIKFATRQRLQFIEIMAYYLGHISRSMLAKAYGISDPAATKDLKLYNDLAPENLEYNPSLFSFVPSGKFDEVFADLSPQSVLPMFSQNLLSIDNPSGNEPIYGISVENMPFPVRLPQKPVLAQLIRAMKNKRQLKIKYHSLSHRDDQQRSRIIEPHALVNNGLRWHVRAYDHEHFDFRDYVLSRITEAEKLEIEAESSQSYDDEWMEYVSLQLKPHPGLYKKQRLALNYDYNMLDDVIEIQVRRALVGYLLQQMKVDTTENYSLNPSAYQLIVSNREEIEQYAGWAFM from the coding sequence ATGCTACACGAAATAAAATTTGCGACACGCCAGAGATTACAATTTATAGAAATCATGGCTTACTACCTCGGCCATATCAGCCGCAGTATGTTAGCTAAGGCCTATGGCATATCGGATCCCGCAGCAACCAAAGATCTTAAGCTTTATAATGACCTTGCACCGGAAAATCTTGAATACAACCCAAGCCTGTTTAGCTTTGTACCGTCTGGCAAATTTGATGAGGTATTTGCCGATTTAAGCCCGCAGTCCGTATTACCCATGTTTTCGCAGAACCTCCTATCAATTGATAACCCATCAGGTAATGAGCCCATATATGGAATTAGCGTTGAAAACATGCCCTTTCCTGTTCGCCTTCCACAGAAACCTGTTTTGGCCCAGTTAATTCGAGCCATGAAAAACAAACGTCAGTTAAAAATTAAATACCACTCCTTAAGCCATAGAGACGATCAACAACGAAGCAGAATCATAGAGCCTCACGCATTAGTTAATAATGGTCTTCGCTGGCATGTTCGAGCCTATGATCACGAGCATTTTGATTTCAGGGATTATGTTTTATCAAGAATTACCGAAGCAGAAAAACTGGAAATTGAAGCCGAATCGAGCCAGAGTTATGATGATGAATGGATGGAATATGTAAGTTTACAACTCAAACCACACCCAGGTTTATACAAAAAACAACGTCTGGCTTTAAATTATGATTACAACATGCTTGATGATGTCATCGAAATACAGGTAAGGCGTGCATTAGTCGGTTACCTGTTACAACAGATGAAAGTGGATACAACAGAAAACTATTCACTGAATCCTAGCGCTTACCAGTTAATAGTGAGTAATCGAGAAGAGATTGAGCAGTATGCAGGCTGGGCATTTATGTAA
- the recA gene encoding recombinase RecA, with product MDDNKKKALSAALSQIEKQFGKGSVMRMGDSVNSEIEAISTGSIALDVALGIGGLPKGRVVEIYGPESSGKTTLTLQVIAEAQKAGGTCAFVDAEHALDPSYAEKLGVNVDELLVSQPDTGEQALEITDMLVRSGAVSVLVVDSVAALTPKAEIEGDMGDSHMGLQARLLSQALRKLTANIKRSNTLVIFINQLRMKIGVMFGNPETTTGGNALKFYSSVRLDIRRIGAIKRGEEIIGNETKVKVVKNKVAPPFKTINFEILYGEGISHEGEIIDMGVNCNIIDKAGAWYSYNGDRIGQGKDKVRKFMKDNPAIADDIEAKIRAELMPSKEEIAGQAKKSQEVPEAVEEK from the coding sequence ATGGATGACAATAAGAAAAAAGCATTAAGTGCCGCATTAAGTCAGATTGAAAAGCAGTTTGGTAAGGGCTCGGTTATGCGTATGGGGGATTCAGTTAATTCAGAAATTGAAGCCATATCGACAGGTTCTATTGCTCTGGATGTTGCTCTGGGTATAGGTGGACTTCCTAAAGGGCGAGTTGTTGAGATATATGGTCCTGAGTCATCAGGTAAAACAACATTAACTCTTCAGGTTATTGCTGAGGCTCAAAAGGCAGGTGGTACCTGTGCCTTTGTTGATGCAGAGCACGCTTTGGATCCGAGTTATGCTGAAAAGCTGGGTGTTAATGTTGATGAGTTACTTGTTTCGCAGCCTGATACCGGTGAGCAGGCACTTGAGATTACCGATATGCTGGTGCGCTCTGGTGCGGTAAGTGTTCTGGTTGTTGACTCGGTTGCGGCATTAACACCTAAGGCAGAAATTGAAGGTGATATGGGTGATTCTCATATGGGGTTGCAGGCTCGCTTGTTGAGTCAGGCTTTGCGTAAGTTGACGGCCAATATCAAGCGCTCAAATACACTGGTTATCTTTATCAATCAGTTACGTATGAAAATTGGCGTTATGTTCGGTAATCCTGAAACTACTACCGGTGGTAATGCGTTGAAGTTTTATTCGTCTGTGCGTTTAGATATTCGTCGAATTGGTGCGATCAAGCGAGGTGAGGAAATCATTGGTAATGAGACCAAGGTGAAGGTGGTAAAAAACAAGGTGGCACCGCCATTCAAGACCATTAACTTTGAGATACTTTATGGGGAAGGAATTTCCCACGAGGGCGAGATTATTGATATGGGGGTCAACTGTAATATCATTGATAAAGCGGGTGCCTGGTATTCATATAATGGAGATCGCATTGGTCAGGGTAAAGATAAAGTGCGTAAGTTCATGAAGGATAACCCTGCTATTGCTGATGATATTGAGGCGAAAATTCGTGCCGAGTTGATGCCGAGCAAGGAAGAAATTGCTGGGCAGGCTAAGAAGAGTCAGGAAGTGCCGGAAGCAGTGGAAGAGAAATAA
- a CDS encoding RecX family transcriptional regulator, protein MSRSINEVAVAALSRREHSILEIRRKLKLKSFEEDEIDACIEKLINNNLLSEERFTESYINMRKRRGYGPGRIALELQERGIDELQFGDFLDRNNPDWHDVMRQQYCKKYGNRLADDYAEKVKRAKHLQSRGFPLDWIFKLNSMDLDEY, encoded by the coding sequence ATGTCACGTTCAATAAATGAAGTTGCCGTCGCGGCACTCTCTCGTCGCGAGCACTCTATTCTTGAAATACGTCGAAAATTAAAGTTAAAAAGCTTCGAAGAAGACGAGATTGATGCCTGTATTGAAAAGTTAATTAATAATAATTTGCTCTCAGAAGAGCGTTTTACTGAAAGTTATATTAATATGCGCAAACGGCGTGGTTATGGTCCCGGGCGTATTGCTCTGGAGTTACAGGAAAGAGGCATCGATGAGCTTCAGTTCGGTGATTTTCTGGATAGAAATAACCCTGACTGGCATGATGTGATGCGGCAGCAGTATTGTAAAAAATACGGAAATCGGCTTGCTGATGATTATGCTGAAAAGGTTAAACGCGCCAAACACCTGCAATCACGAGGTTTTCCTTTAGATTGGATATTTAAACTGAATTCTATGGATTTAGATGAGTATTAA